A genomic window from Pecten maximus chromosome 4, xPecMax1.1, whole genome shotgun sequence includes:
- the LOC117326510 gene encoding extensin-like, whose amino-acid sequence MSPHINKSAKPNRRHRHQTNPSSPPNQSTTTKPIHRHQTNPPSPNQPAITTKPIHHHPQTNPPSLPNPSSSPLNQSTITTKPIHHHQTNPPSPPNQSTITTKPIHHHHQTQSTITTKPIHHHHPNQSPSLPNQSTITTKPIHHHHQTNPPSPPNQSTITTKPIHHHHQTNPPSPPNQSTITTKPIHHHHQTNHHHHPNNHTQTKQPPPHTHNTITPTNPPPPHQTPIQPSTHQTHHHHQPSTIHKTNLPQTNHTTPHHQTNPPPPPNQSTITTQPTTPIHNHQSTSPPTNPPHQPIPTPKPTHHHQTNLPPSPNQSTITTKPIHHHHQTNPPSPPNQSTITTKPIHHHYQTNPPSPPNQPTITTKPIHHHYQTNPPSLPNETASSSKNHPVIHFI is encoded by the coding sequence ATGTCAccacacataaacaaatcagcCAAACCAAATCGCCGCCATCGCCACCAAACCAACCCATCATCACCACCAAACCAATCCACCACCACCAAACCAATCCACCGTCACCAAACCAATCCACCATCACCAAACCAACCCGCCATCACCACCAAACCAATCCACCATCACCCCCAAACCAATCCACCATCACTACCAAACCCATCATCATCACCACTCAACCAATCTACCATCACCACCAAACCAATCCACCACCATCAAACCAATCCACCATCACCACCAAACCAATCCACCATCACTACCAAACCAATCCACCATCACCACCAAACCCAATCCACCATCACCACCAAACCAATCCACCATCATCACCCAAACCAATCACCATCACTACCAAACCAATCCACCATCACCACCAAACCAATCCACCATCACCACCAAACCAATCCACCATCACCACCAAACCAATCCACCATCACCACCAAACCAATCCACCATCACCACCAAACCAATCCACCATCACCACCAAACCAATCCACCATCACCACCAAACCAATCCACCATCACCACCAAACCAATCATCATCACCACCCAAACAATCACACACAAACCAAacaaccaccaccacacacacacaacaccatcACACCAACCAATCCACCACCACCCCACCAAACACCAATCCAACCATCAACCCACCAaacacaccaccaccaccaaccaTCCACCATCCACAAAACCAACCTCCCACAAACCAACCACACCACTCCACACCACCAAACCAatccaccaccaccaccaaacCAATCCACCATCACCACCCAACCAACCACCCCCATCCACAACCACCAATCCACATCACCACCAACCAATCCACCCCACCAACCAATCCCCACCCCAAAACCAACCCACCACCACCAAACCAACCTACCACCATCACCAAACCAATCCACCATCACCACCAAACCAATCCACCATCACCACCAAACCAATCCACCATCACCACCAAACCAATCCACCATCACCACCAAACCAATCCACCATCATTACCAAACCAATCCACCATCACCACCAAACCAACCTACCATCACCACCAAACCAATCCACCATCACTACCAAACCAATCCACCATCATTACCTAACGAAACGGCATCATCATCTAAAAACCACCCCGTCAtacatttcatttaa